The Macaca thibetana thibetana isolate TM-01 chromosome 19, ASM2454274v1, whole genome shotgun sequence genome has a segment encoding these proteins:
- the LOC126942116 gene encoding galactoside-binding soluble lectin 13-like, which yields MSPLPVPHTQPVSLSTGSCVTIKGTPILPFINDPQLQVDFHTETCEKSDIAFHFRVYFGHFVVMNSRECGSWKCEMRCNNVPFEDGKPFELCISVLDNEYQVSVNGQHCYSFPHRFPPCYVKMVQVCRDISLTSMCVCN from the exons ATGTCACCGTTACCC GTGCCACACACACAGCCTGTGTCCTTGTCCACTGGTTCTTGCGTGACAATCAAAGGAACACCAATCCTCCCTTTCAT CAATGACCCACAGCTGCAGGTGGATTTCCACACCGAGACGTGTGAGAAGTCAGACATTGCCTTCCACTTCCGAGTGTACTTTGGCCATTTTGTGGTCATGAACAGCCGTGAGTGTGGGTCCTGGAAGTGTGAGATGAGATGCAACAATGTGCCCTTTGAGGATGGCAAACCGTTTGAGCTGTGCATCTCCGTGTTGGACAATGAATACCAG GTAAGTGTCAATGGCCAGCACTGTTACAGCTTTCCTCATCGCTTCCCGCCATGCTATGTGAAGATGGTGCAAGTGTGTAGAGATATCTCCCTGACTTCGATGTGTGTCTGCAATTGA